From a single Actinomycetota bacterium genomic region:
- the glyA gene encoding serine hydroxymethyltransferase, protein MNDWEEIARVDPEIAEAIRGELERERRKIELIASENFASRAVLAAAGSVLTNKYAEGYPGRRWYGGCEFVDVAERLAIQRAKELFGAEHANVQPHAGAQANLAVYFCVLKPGDTILGMDKAAGGHLTHGTHANISGVLYRARFYGVNRETERLDYEEIAEIARRCRPRLIIAGASAYPRDIDFRAFREIADEVGALLMVDMAHFAGLVAARIHSDPVPYAEFVTTTTHKTLRGPRGGMILCRERYARDLDHAVFPGLQGGPLMHVIAAKAVALKEAAQPEFAAYQRQVVKNAKKLAEALAERGLRIVSGGTDTHLLLVDLRPLGLTGREVEEALDAVRITVNKNNVPFDDKPPAVTSGIRLGTPAVTTRGMGEAEMVEIADLIATVVHNLGSEEVMREVRRRVDELLAGFPLYPGL, encoded by the coding sequence ATGAACGACTGGGAGGAGATCGCCCGCGTGGATCCCGAAATCGCGGAGGCCATCCGCGGGGAGCTGGAGCGGGAGAGGCGCAAGATCGAGCTCATAGCCTCGGAGAACTTCGCCTCGCGCGCCGTGCTGGCCGCGGCGGGCTCCGTCCTCACCAACAAGTACGCAGAGGGGTACCCCGGGCGCCGCTGGTACGGGGGATGCGAGTTCGTGGACGTGGCCGAGAGGCTGGCCATCCAGCGGGCCAAGGAGCTCTTCGGGGCGGAACACGCCAACGTGCAGCCTCACGCCGGGGCCCAGGCCAACCTGGCCGTTTATTTCTGCGTGCTCAAGCCCGGCGACACCATCCTGGGCATGGACAAGGCGGCGGGCGGACACCTCACCCACGGCACCCACGCCAACATCAGCGGGGTCCTCTACCGTGCCCGCTTCTACGGCGTCAACCGGGAGACGGAGAGGCTGGATTACGAGGAGATCGCGGAGATAGCCCGGCGCTGCCGGCCTCGCCTGATCATCGCCGGGGCCAGCGCCTATCCCCGGGACATCGACTTCCGGGCCTTCCGGGAGATCGCTGACGAGGTGGGAGCCCTGCTCATGGTGGACATGGCCCACTTCGCCGGACTGGTGGCGGCCAGGATCCACTCCGACCCGGTGCCCTACGCCGAGTTCGTCACCACCACCACCCACAAGACCCTGCGGGGGCCGCGGGGAGGGATGATCCTCTGCCGGGAGCGCTATGCCCGGGACCTGGACCACGCCGTTTTCCCCGGCCTGCAGGGAGGTCCCCTCATGCACGTCATCGCCGCCAAGGCGGTGGCCTTGAAGGAAGCGGCCCAACCGGAATTCGCCGCCTACCAGCGCCAGGTGGTAAAAAATGCCAAGAAATTGGCGGAGGCCCTGGCGGAGAGGGGACTGCGCATCGTCTCCGGGGGCACGGACACCCACCTCCTGCTGGTGGACCTGCGCCCCCTGGGTCTTACCGGCCGGGAGGTTGAGGAGGCCCTGGACGCGGTGCGCATCACGGTGAACAAGAACAACGTTCCCTTCGACGACAAGCCTCCCGCGGTCACCAGCGGGATCCGGTTGGGGACCCCGGCGGTGACCACCCGGGGGATGGGGGAGGCGGAGATGGTGGAAATCGCCGATCTCATCGCCACCGTGGTCCACAACCTGGGCTCGGAGGAGGTCATGCGGGAAGTGCGCCGCCGGGTGGACGAGCTCCTGGCCGGTTTCCCCCTCTATCCCGGCCTCTGA
- a CDS encoding cytidine/deoxycytidylate deaminase family protein — protein MSRPSWEEYFMSIAGQVATRSTCLRRRVGCIIVVEKRIVATGYNGAPVGLPHCEEVGCLRERQGVSSGERHELCRGLHAEQNAIIQAAMHGTAVRGGVLYCTHKPCVLCTKMLINAGITRIYYREGYRDTLADDLADEAGLQLIPMLEEGPGCSTS, from the coding sequence GTGAGCAGACCCAGCTGGGAAGAGTACTTCATGTCCATCGCCGGACAGGTGGCCACCCGCTCCACCTGCCTGCGGCGCCGGGTGGGCTGCATAATCGTGGTGGAGAAGCGCATCGTGGCCACCGGGTACAACGGGGCCCCGGTGGGTCTTCCCCACTGCGAGGAGGTGGGATGCCTGCGGGAACGGCAGGGGGTGTCCTCGGGCGAGAGGCACGAGCTGTGCCGCGGCCTGCATGCCGAGCAGAACGCCATCATCCAGGCGGCCATGCACGGCACGGCGGTAAGGGGGGGAGTCCTCTACTGCACCCACAAGCCCTGCGTCCTGTGCACCAAGATGCTCATCAACGCAGGAATCACCAGGATCTACTACCGGGAGGGATACCGGGACACCCTGGCCGATGACCTGGCGGATGAGGCGGGACTGCAGCTGATACCCATGCTGGAGGAGGGACCCGGTTGCTCTACCTCCTGA
- a CDS encoding L-threonylcarbamoyladenylate synthase, translated as MPEILRFEEHAEEELLSRCAETLAGGGLVILPTETVYGLAARVDRREAVERIFEVKGRDAARALPVMVEDAARAAELAATEWRQPLLRLAVFWPGPLTLVVRAASLEWLEWVAPCSDNVGIRVPDHPFLLRLLRETGPLAVTSANLSGREPPADSGDLDPLLVERVDLVLDQGRAGTGRPSTVVRVVEDGVEILRPGSLTREELEEALRRR; from the coding sequence ATGCCCGAGATCCTGCGTTTCGAGGAGCATGCCGAGGAGGAACTGCTGTCCCGTTGCGCGGAGACCCTGGCGGGCGGGGGCCTGGTTATCCTCCCCACGGAGACGGTCTACGGACTGGCCGCCCGGGTGGACCGGCGGGAGGCCGTGGAGCGCATCTTCGAGGTCAAGGGGAGGGATGCGGCCAGGGCTCTCCCGGTGATGGTGGAGGACGCCGCGCGCGCCGCTGAACTGGCGGCAACGGAATGGAGGCAACCCCTCCTCCGCTTGGCCGTCTTCTGGCCCGGTCCGCTCACCCTGGTGGTCAGGGCGGCCTCCCTCGAATGGCTGGAGTGGGTGGCCCCGTGCTCGGATAACGTGGGCATCCGCGTCCCCGACCACCCCTTCCTCCTGCGACTCCTGCGGGAGACCGGGCCCCTGGCGGTCACCAGCGCCAATCTCTCCGGGAGAGAACCCCCCGCGGATTCCGGGGACCTCGACCCCTTGCTGGTGGAGAGGGTGGATCTGGTCCTGGACCAGGGTCGGGCGGGCACGGGAAGGCCCTCCACGGTCGTCCGGGTGGTGGAGGATGGGGTGGAGATACTCCGCCCCGGAAGCCTTACCCGGGAAGAGCTGGAGGAGGCGCTCAGGCGCCGGTAA
- a CDS encoding MraY family glycosyltransferase gives MLYLLIFAASLLLALFLTPVARRWAERLGAVDMPHDRKVHENPTPTLGGLAILVAVVFSILAGKVLVRIVPSLARPVGMSDALSSYQLLGIIIASSLVAVLGAVDDMRRLSPWMKLAGQVAASLVLISFGVEISTVALPRGNVLDLSASPLLSILLTLVWMVAFTNIINLIDGLDGLAAGVCTISAAAFFFYGTRIGGDPNTLQATVVSAAVAGACLGFLRHNFHPASIFMGDSGAMFLGFILGAVSIQGILKRTAVATLFTPLIILAVPIADTGLAILRRARKGKPFHYADKEHIHHRLLYIGHSQRQAVFIIYLWTALLTGIALSLEFVASRTLIFALLGMGVVSLLATTLPRIVVGGRELEREEEEALGGVDGTGEGPVEGGGGPG, from the coding sequence TTGCTCTACCTCCTGATCTTCGCCGCTTCCCTGCTCCTGGCGCTGTTCCTCACCCCGGTGGCCCGGAGGTGGGCGGAAAGGCTGGGAGCGGTGGACATGCCCCACGACCGCAAGGTGCACGAGAACCCCACCCCTACCTTGGGCGGACTGGCCATCCTCGTCGCCGTGGTCTTTTCCATCCTGGCCGGAAAGGTGCTGGTGCGCATCGTCCCCTCCCTGGCCCGGCCGGTGGGCATGTCCGACGCCCTCTCCTCCTACCAGCTTCTGGGAATCATCATCGCCTCCTCCCTGGTCGCCGTCCTGGGAGCGGTGGACGACATGCGGCGCCTCTCGCCCTGGATGAAGCTGGCTGGCCAGGTGGCCGCCTCCCTGGTGCTGATCTCCTTCGGGGTGGAGATAAGCACCGTGGCCTTGCCTCGGGGCAACGTCCTCGACCTGAGCGCCAGCCCCCTGCTCTCCATACTCCTCACCCTCGTATGGATGGTGGCCTTTACCAACATCATCAACCTCATAGACGGGCTGGACGGGCTGGCCGCGGGGGTTTGCACCATTTCCGCCGCCGCCTTCTTCTTCTACGGGACGCGCATCGGGGGCGACCCCAACACCCTCCAGGCCACGGTGGTATCCGCCGCCGTGGCCGGCGCCTGCCTGGGGTTCCTGCGCCACAACTTCCACCCGGCGAGCATCTTCATGGGCGATTCCGGTGCCATGTTCCTGGGCTTCATCCTGGGGGCGGTGAGCATCCAGGGCATCCTCAAGAGGACCGCGGTGGCAACCCTGTTTACCCCCCTCATCATCCTGGCCGTGCCCATCGCGGATACCGGCCTGGCCATCCTGCGGCGGGCGCGCAAGGGAAAACCCTTCCACTACGCGGACAAGGAGCACATCCATCATCGCCTGCTTTACATCGGCCACTCCCAGAGGCAGGCGGTGTTCATCATCTACCTGTGGACCGCGCTGCTCACCGGGATCGCCCTCTCCCTCGAGTTCGTGGCCTCCCGCACGCTCATCTTCGCGCTCCTGGGGATGGGGGTGGTAAGCCTTTTGGCCACCACCCTCCCGCGCATCGTGGTGGGCGGCCGCGAGCTGGAGAGGGAGGAAGAGGAGGCCCTCGGTGGAGTGGATGGGACCGGAGAGGGCCCAGTGGAAGGTGGGGGCGGCCCCGGCTGA
- the rpiB gene encoding ribose 5-phosphate isomerase B codes for MKVALGCDHAGYALKRMIAEWLIRDGHQVLDEGTFSEESCDYPDFALKVARRVAEGEAERGIAVCATGIGMAMAANKVPGVRAAVCNDLYTARYSRLHNDANVLALGARVIGPGLAEEIVRAWMETPFEGGRHSRRLGKMAEMEASGKGEA; via the coding sequence ATGAAGGTGGCCCTGGGTTGCGATCACGCCGGTTACGCCCTCAAGCGGATGATAGCCGAGTGGTTGATCCGTGACGGTCACCAGGTCCTGGACGAGGGTACCTTCTCCGAGGAATCCTGCGATTACCCGGATTTCGCCCTCAAGGTGGCCCGGCGCGTGGCAGAAGGGGAAGCGGAGCGGGGCATCGCCGTCTGCGCCACCGGCATCGGAATGGCCATGGCTGCCAACAAGGTCCCCGGGGTGCGGGCGGCGGTGTGCAACGACCTCTACACCGCGCGTTACAGCCGCCTGCACAACGACGCCAACGTCCTGGCCCTGGGGGCCCGGGTCATCGGCCCCGGGCTGGCGGAGGAGATCGTCCGCGCCTGGATGGAAACTCCCTTCGAGGGAGGCAGGCATTCCCGGCGCCTCGGGAAGATGGCGGAGATGGAGGCCTCCGGAAAAGGGGAAGCATGA